In Listeria swaminathanii, a single window of DNA contains:
- a CDS encoding FecCD family ABC transporter permease: MDKSKQIKMNTRPTVAIFILSGGLLLLLILALFGIAVGAADINLSTVWDALFHYNSSETQHQIIRSLRVPRVIADMAIGAAFAVAGAIMQGITRNPLADSGLLGLNAGSTFMVAICFAFMPWLSYNSLILFSFVGAAIGAFMVFGVSSLAGSAMSPTRLVLAGAAVSSLLTALSEGLAIYFKLSQDLAFWYAGGVAGVKWSQLAAIWPWLLGALIAAILLSKSITILSLGDDIAVGLGEKTTFVKIASMVVVLILAGLAVSVVGPVGFIGLIVPHLVRFLVGVDYRWIIPCSAVVGAFLTLAADIVARTINPPYETPISVIFALIGVPFFLYVARKERRNL; encoded by the coding sequence ATGGATAAGTCAAAACAGATAAAAATGAATACTAGACCAACTGTCGCTATTTTTATACTTTCGGGTGGGCTTTTGTTGCTTCTTATTTTAGCGTTATTCGGGATTGCGGTTGGAGCGGCCGATATTAATTTAAGTACGGTTTGGGATGCGCTGTTTCATTATAATAGTTCGGAAACGCAGCACCAGATTATTCGAAGTTTGCGTGTTCCTCGGGTGATTGCAGATATGGCAATTGGTGCTGCTTTTGCGGTAGCTGGCGCGATTATGCAAGGGATTACGCGGAATCCGCTGGCTGACTCGGGGTTGCTCGGGTTGAATGCTGGGTCGACGTTTATGGTTGCAATTTGTTTTGCTTTTATGCCGTGGCTTAGTTATAACTCGTTGATTTTGTTTTCTTTTGTTGGGGCGGCGATTGGGGCGTTTATGGTTTTTGGCGTTAGTTCGCTTGCTGGGAGTGCGATGTCGCCAACGCGATTAGTGCTTGCTGGTGCGGCGGTTAGTTCGCTACTCACGGCGCTTAGTGAAGGGCTTGCGATTTATTTTAAACTGAGTCAAGATTTGGCCTTTTGGTATGCTGGCGGGGTTGCTGGTGTGAAATGGAGCCAGCTGGCGGCGATTTGGCCTTGGTTGCTTGGAGCGCTTATTGCAGCCATTTTGTTAAGCAAGTCGATTACGATTTTAAGTTTGGGCGACGATATTGCGGTTGGTCTTGGCGAAAAAACGACTTTTGTTAAAATTGCTTCGATGGTTGTTGTGTTGATTTTGGCGGGGCTGGCTGTGTCGGTTGTTGGGCCGGTTGGTTTTATTGGCTTGATTGTGCCGCATTTGGTGCGATTTTTAGTCGGGGTTGATTATCGCTGGATTATTCCTTGCTCGGCTGTTGTTGGGGCGTTTCTGACATTAGCGGCGGATATTGTGGCAAGAACGATCAATCCTCCATATGAAACGCCAATCAGTGTCATTTTTGCGTTAATCGGGGTTCCTTTCTTTTTATATGTAGCTCGTAAGGAAAGGAGGAACTTATAA
- a CDS encoding iron-hydroxamate ABC transporter substrate-binding protein has translation MKKGISLLVVMLLAMVVLAACGDNKSAGNEQVEMRTYTMTNGKKVEIPAHPKRIVASEYLGNIVLLGMKPVGARAKQMENPFLKGKVDGIADIGDPVSAEKVAELNPDLIIVSKEDEFEAMSKIAPTVLIPYATSKNVEEDVRQIADLVGEKQAGEAWLDQFHQKAKESRAKLAEKLDPNETVGIYEVQDKDFYVMGQNMGRGGQAIYNALKLKAPAKIEKEVLAGQDWQKISLEVLPEFAADRMFVTNTSSGDAKDGEKTLKDLTNSPIWKELPTFKAGNVYQMDFDTMFYYDPLAVEGQLEIIVDKLLESN, from the coding sequence ATGAAAAAGGGTATCAGTTTACTCGTAGTAATGCTTTTAGCAATGGTAGTTTTGGCTGCTTGTGGAGATAACAAATCGGCTGGGAATGAACAGGTCGAGATGCGTACATATACAATGACAAATGGAAAGAAAGTAGAAATTCCGGCTCACCCGAAACGTATTGTGGCGTCGGAATACTTAGGAAATATTGTTTTGCTAGGAATGAAGCCAGTTGGTGCTAGAGCAAAACAAATGGAAAATCCGTTTTTAAAAGGAAAAGTGGATGGGATTGCAGATATTGGTGATCCAGTTTCGGCGGAAAAAGTGGCGGAATTAAATCCGGATTTAATTATTGTTTCAAAAGAAGATGAATTTGAGGCTATGTCAAAAATTGCACCAACCGTATTGATTCCTTATGCGACGTCTAAAAATGTCGAGGAAGACGTGCGCCAAATTGCGGACTTGGTTGGTGAAAAGCAAGCTGGGGAAGCATGGCTGGATCAATTTCACCAAAAAGCGAAAGAAAGTAGAGCGAAATTAGCAGAAAAACTGGATCCAAATGAAACAGTGGGAATTTATGAAGTGCAGGATAAAGATTTTTATGTGATGGGGCAAAATATGGGGCGTGGCGGTCAAGCGATTTATAATGCTTTAAAACTCAAAGCGCCAGCAAAAATCGAAAAAGAGGTGTTAGCTGGTCAAGATTGGCAGAAGATTTCGCTCGAAGTATTACCGGAATTTGCGGCGGATAGAATGTTCGTAACGAATACTTCTTCGGGGGATGCGAAAGATGGCGAGAAAACATTAAAGGATTTGACGAATTCGCCAATTTGGAAAGAGCTGCCGACGTTTAAAGCGGGGAATGTATACCAAATGGATTTTGATACGATGTTTTATTATGATCCTTTAGCGGTGGAAGGGCAGTTGGAAATTATTGTCGATAAGTTACTTGAATCTAACTAA
- a CDS encoding ABC transporter ATP-binding protein: MKDLHTDNLQISYDKRIIVDGLDIAIPANKITALVGANGSGKSTILKTMSRLMKPSQGAVYLDGKKIHSQPTKDVAKQLAILPQNPSAPDGLTVFELISYGRSPHQSSFKSITAKDREIIFWSLRVTNLTEFADRPIDSLSGGQRQRAWIAMALAQETDVLFLDEPTTFLDMTHQLDVLNLLKQLNQSENRTIVMVVHDLNHASRYAHHMIAIKEGKVIAEGTPVSVMTEQTLEDVFNIKADILIDPRSGVPLCLPYETCNGCEIVKELDSIAK; encoded by the coding sequence ATGAAAGACCTTCATACTGATAACTTACAAATTTCATACGACAAACGAATCATTGTTGATGGTTTAGATATAGCCATTCCTGCTAATAAAATTACAGCTCTCGTTGGCGCAAACGGCTCTGGGAAATCGACTATTTTAAAAACGATGTCCCGCTTAATGAAACCTAGTCAAGGCGCTGTTTATTTGGACGGCAAAAAAATTCATAGTCAACCGACCAAAGATGTTGCCAAACAATTAGCTATTTTGCCACAAAACCCTTCTGCACCCGATGGTTTGACGGTGTTTGAATTAATTTCTTATGGACGTTCCCCGCATCAAAGCAGTTTTAAATCGATTACCGCTAAAGATCGGGAAATTATTTTTTGGTCGTTGCGCGTGACGAATTTAACTGAATTTGCAGATCGACCAATCGACAGTTTATCAGGTGGACAACGCCAGCGTGCTTGGATTGCCATGGCACTTGCTCAAGAAACAGACGTCTTATTCCTTGATGAACCGACGACCTTTTTAGATATGACCCACCAACTAGATGTGCTTAATTTATTGAAACAACTAAATCAATCGGAAAATCGCACAATCGTGATGGTTGTCCATGATTTAAATCACGCATCTCGTTACGCACACCACATGATTGCTATTAAAGAAGGAAAAGTCATTGCAGAAGGCACGCCAGTTAGTGTCATGACCGAACAAACATTGGAAGATGTTTTTAATATCAAAGCCGATATTTTAATCGATCCACGTAGCGGTGTCCCTCTTTGCCTTCCTTACGAAACATGCAACGGATGCGAAATTGTAAAGGAGCTTGATTCCATTGCCAAATGA
- a CDS encoding NAD(P)/FAD-dependent oxidoreductase: protein MPNELYDVTIIGGGPIGLFSAFYSGLRSMKTKIIDAEPAVGGKVRYFFPEKIIRDIGGIPAITGANLVANLKEQAETFHPTIVCNERVVDVTKLTDGTFQLTSHNGTIHFSKTIVIATGSGTFEVNKLEALHAETFPLAIHYDVKNLEQFRGKVVAVSGGGNSAIDWAQTLEPIAKQVHLIYRGEDFKAHEESVRELKNSRVQIHIHHEISELIGTNNTLASINICCNQTQITKTIETEALFINHGVKVDLGTMAEWGFEQADFGIVVDDEMNTTVPGIFACGDSATYPRKIRIIAAGLHEGPIAINSAKKYLEPTAANEAMISTHHESFIG, encoded by the coding sequence TTGCCAAATGAGCTTTATGATGTAACAATAATCGGCGGCGGCCCAATCGGCTTATTTTCCGCATTTTATAGTGGTTTGCGTTCAATGAAAACAAAGATAATTGACGCCGAACCTGCTGTTGGTGGCAAAGTGCGCTACTTTTTCCCTGAAAAAATAATTCGCGATATCGGCGGTATTCCAGCAATCACTGGCGCTAATCTCGTTGCGAATTTAAAAGAACAAGCCGAAACATTTCACCCCACGATTGTTTGTAATGAACGCGTGGTAGATGTAACTAAGCTAACGGATGGCACATTTCAGCTCACTTCACATAACGGCACAATTCATTTTTCCAAGACCATTGTCATCGCAACAGGAAGCGGTACATTTGAAGTCAATAAACTAGAAGCCTTACACGCCGAAACATTCCCATTAGCAATTCATTATGACGTGAAAAACCTCGAGCAATTTCGTGGTAAAGTGGTTGCAGTTTCTGGTGGTGGAAATTCTGCCATCGACTGGGCTCAAACACTCGAACCAATCGCCAAACAAGTACATCTCATTTACCGCGGCGAAGATTTTAAAGCACATGAAGAAAGCGTACGCGAACTAAAAAATTCCCGTGTCCAAATTCATATCCATCATGAAATCAGTGAATTAATTGGAACCAACAACACGCTAGCCAGCATTAATATTTGCTGCAATCAAACACAAATTACGAAAACAATCGAAACCGAGGCACTTTTTATTAATCACGGTGTAAAAGTGGATCTCGGAACAATGGCTGAATGGGGCTTTGAACAAGCGGATTTCGGTATTGTCGTTGATGATGAAATGAACACGACTGTCCCCGGCATTTTTGCTTGCGGAGATAGCGCCACCTACCCTCGAAAAATACGCATTATCGCAGCTGGTTTGCATGAAGGACCAATCGCGATCAATAGCGCTAAAAAATATTTAGAACCAACTGCTGCAAACGAAGCGATGATTAGCACGCATCACGAAAGCTTTATTGGTTAA
- the timR gene encoding macrodiolide transporter TimAB transcriptional regulator TimA produces the protein MDEKRLKILEAAMEEFTEKGYQAASTNKICTKAGVSKGLIFHYFGSKEKLYIAAVSYAVDFATNEVRLEEEHWKDFVEMAIWSTKMKLDFNRKYPAVFGLIMQAYGNPPAELKGKLDGFFDKAIERSEAQMNQVLSEMKLKKDVNMDAARKVMVALFNHITQISTVYLQSHPNATMEDFVPLANDFTEMMRIVEFGICEEKKDLGE, from the coding sequence ATGGATGAAAAACGATTAAAAATTTTAGAAGCTGCTATGGAAGAATTTACGGAAAAAGGTTATCAGGCGGCTAGTACGAATAAAATCTGCACGAAAGCTGGTGTTTCTAAAGGGCTTATTTTCCACTATTTTGGTTCTAAAGAAAAATTATATATTGCGGCAGTGAGTTATGCAGTTGATTTTGCGACGAATGAGGTTCGTTTGGAAGAGGAACATTGGAAGGATTTTGTCGAGATGGCTATTTGGTCGACGAAGATGAAATTGGATTTTAATCGTAAATATCCGGCAGTTTTTGGCTTAATTATGCAAGCTTACGGAAATCCGCCAGCTGAGTTGAAAGGGAAGTTAGATGGCTTTTTTGATAAGGCGATTGAGCGGTCGGAAGCGCAAATGAATCAGGTTTTAAGTGAAATGAAATTGAAAAAAGATGTGAATATGGATGCGGCGCGTAAAGTGATGGTTGCGCTGTTTAATCATATTACGCAGATAAGTACGGTGTATTTACAAAGTCATCCGAATGCGACGATGGAAGATTTTGTGCCGCTTGCGAATGATTTTACAGAAATGATGCGGATTGTCGAATTTGGTATATGCGAAGAAAAAAAGGATTTGGGCGAGTGA
- the timB gene encoding macrodiolide ABC transporter permease TimB → MNILHIEWKTRIKSLVVWAVVVIVILGVFMAFFPSMQSSGMQDLVNTKMNALPQDMMKILHMDSMADLTNIDAYFAYVFQYIFIAACVYAALIGAQALIKEETDGTIEFLYAQPITRSSLVFWKMIGNLLSFVAFWAITFVASVALVLFLKPSGVDSGNLVMELVRVFSSELLVAAVFMSAGFMVSSVLRSAKQASPVALALVFLTYILGIMAGLNDKVDFFKYFSPINYAIPSEIMDKGITGTNALISCTVIVVMVAATFVLYKKKDLKV, encoded by the coding sequence GTGAACATCTTACACATTGAATGGAAAACACGGATAAAAAGCCTGGTTGTTTGGGCTGTAGTGGTGATTGTGATTTTAGGTGTGTTTATGGCTTTCTTCCCTAGTATGCAAAGTAGCGGGATGCAAGATTTGGTAAATACGAAAATGAATGCACTTCCGCAAGATATGATGAAAATTTTGCATATGGATTCGATGGCGGATTTAACGAATATTGATGCCTATTTTGCGTATGTTTTTCAGTATATTTTTATTGCAGCGTGTGTTTATGCGGCGTTGATTGGTGCGCAGGCTTTAATAAAAGAAGAAACGGATGGCACGATTGAGTTTTTATATGCGCAGCCGATTACTCGGTCAAGTCTTGTTTTTTGGAAAATGATTGGTAATTTATTGTCGTTTGTAGCTTTTTGGGCGATTACATTTGTGGCTTCGGTGGCGCTTGTTCTTTTCTTAAAGCCGAGTGGGGTAGATAGCGGTAATTTAGTGATGGAGCTTGTGCGGGTATTTTCTAGTGAGTTGCTTGTAGCTGCTGTATTTATGAGTGCTGGTTTTATGGTTTCATCGGTGCTTCGTTCAGCTAAGCAAGCCTCTCCGGTCGCACTTGCCCTTGTGTTCTTAACGTATATTTTAGGAATTATGGCAGGGTTAAATGATAAGGTTGATTTCTTCAAATACTTTTCGCCAATTAATTATGCCATTCCTTCAGAAATTATGGACAAAGGGATTACTGGAACGAATGCGCTGATTTCATGTACGGTGATTGTCGTGATGGTAGCGGCGACATTTGTTCTTTATAAGAAAAAGGATTTGAAAGTATGA